The following coding sequences lie in one Myxococcus xanthus genomic window:
- a CDS encoding GNAT family N-acetyltransferase, whose protein sequence is MPAATIPTVETERLVMKGHSLEDYEECLALWSDPTVVRYISGKPSTREEMWSRLLRYVGHWDLLGYGFWVVREKATGRLVGEVGLGDFHRDMQPSQGAGPEAGWVLAPGFHGKGYATEAVRAALTWADAQLSPERVVCIIAPENAASIRVADKCGFRQTGQGSYKGEPSLMFERLAPVKMGAR, encoded by the coding sequence GTGCCCGCAGCGACCATCCCCACCGTCGAGACCGAGCGCCTCGTCATGAAGGGTCACAGCCTCGAGGACTACGAGGAGTGCCTCGCGCTGTGGAGTGACCCCACGGTGGTCCGCTACATCAGCGGCAAGCCGTCCACACGCGAAGAGATGTGGTCCCGGCTCCTGCGTTACGTGGGCCATTGGGACCTGCTGGGCTACGGCTTCTGGGTGGTGCGTGAAAAGGCGACGGGCCGCCTCGTGGGCGAGGTGGGACTGGGCGACTTCCACCGCGACATGCAGCCGTCCCAGGGCGCCGGGCCCGAGGCAGGCTGGGTGCTCGCCCCCGGGTTCCACGGCAAGGGGTACGCCACCGAGGCGGTACGCGCGGCCCTCACCTGGGCGGATGCCCAGCTCAGCCCTGAGCGCGTGGTGTGCATCATCGCGCCCGAGAATGCGGCGTCCATCCGCGTCGCCGACAAGTGCGGCTTCCGGCAGACGGGACAGGGAAGCTACAAGGGAGAGCCCTCGCTCATGTTCGAGCGCCTGGCACCGGTGAAGATGGGCGCTCGGTGA